The following are encoded in a window of Sphaerisporangium siamense genomic DNA:
- a CDS encoding peptide ABC transporter substrate-binding protein, with product MTVLNTARGAAVLLAAALALSACGGSDGKSGGQGAQGGAKAFSVALNEPDHLMPGNTSSSYSITVLQALFDTLVVIDTAGKPQMRAAESVTTKDQKTWTIKIRSGQKFHNGEPVTAESFADAWNATAYGPNAWTNNYYFTEFEGYDALNPEEEGAKPSADKLTGLKVVDPATLEVRLKEPFSQFPITLAYTGFAPMPKAAFQDLKAYDQAPIGNGPFALDGAWEHNKQIKLKKYAGYAGPRPAKSDAVQFKIYASRDTAYTDLRAGNVDLLQTIPPASAGEAKKLLGDRFVPTASGTMDYLGFPVFDKRFQSADLRKAFSMAIDRQAIVNAVYDGAFKPMASLVAPLVPGYRENACGEACLFDKAKAKALYDAAGGFSGTLNLYFSNADPSYEQWMQAVANQLKENLGVADVRFRKIPAADYLSTLREKKEDGPYRNNWVMDYPSPQNYLQNMWGDGNRMGWDSKEFRDLIAQANAAPSMEASIPLYQRAEDIALREMPMIPLWNWQDQAGYSSKISDVHIDAYSPNLDTITVK from the coding sequence GTGACGGTCCTGAACACGGCGCGGGGTGCGGCCGTCCTCCTCGCGGCGGCGCTCGCGCTGAGCGCCTGCGGTGGTTCCGATGGCAAGTCCGGCGGTCAGGGGGCGCAAGGCGGAGCGAAGGCGTTCTCCGTCGCCCTCAACGAGCCGGACCACCTGATGCCCGGCAACACCTCCAGCAGCTATTCGATCACCGTGCTGCAGGCGCTGTTCGACACGCTCGTCGTCATCGACACGGCCGGCAAGCCCCAGATGCGCGCCGCCGAGTCGGTCACCACCAAGGACCAGAAGACCTGGACCATCAAGATCAGGTCCGGGCAGAAGTTCCACAACGGGGAGCCGGTCACCGCCGAGAGCTTCGCCGACGCCTGGAACGCCACCGCCTACGGCCCCAACGCCTGGACCAACAACTACTACTTCACCGAGTTCGAGGGCTACGACGCACTCAACCCCGAGGAAGAGGGCGCCAAGCCCTCCGCCGACAAGCTGACCGGCCTGAAGGTCGTCGACCCCGCCACGCTGGAGGTCCGCCTCAAGGAGCCCTTCAGCCAGTTCCCGATCACCCTCGCCTACACCGGGTTCGCGCCGATGCCCAAGGCGGCGTTCCAGGATCTCAAGGCCTACGACCAGGCGCCGATCGGCAACGGCCCCTTCGCCCTCGACGGCGCCTGGGAGCACAACAAGCAGATCAAGCTGAAGAAGTACGCCGGGTACGCCGGGCCGCGCCCCGCCAAGTCCGACGCCGTCCAGTTCAAGATCTACGCCAGCCGTGACACCGCCTACACCGACCTGCGCGCCGGCAACGTCGACCTGCTGCAGACCATCCCGCCCGCCAGCGCGGGCGAGGCCAAGAAGCTCCTCGGCGACCGTTTCGTGCCCACGGCCAGCGGAACCATGGACTACCTCGGCTTCCCGGTGTTCGACAAGCGCTTCCAGAGCGCCGACCTGCGCAAGGCGTTCTCGATGGCGATCGACCGCCAGGCCATCGTGAACGCCGTCTACGACGGCGCGTTCAAGCCGATGGCCTCGCTCGTCGCCCCGCTCGTCCCCGGCTACCGCGAGAACGCCTGCGGCGAGGCGTGCCTCTTCGACAAGGCCAAGGCCAAGGCGCTGTACGACGCGGCGGGCGGGTTCTCCGGCACGCTCAACCTGTACTTCTCCAACGCCGACCCCAGCTACGAGCAGTGGATGCAGGCCGTGGCCAACCAGCTCAAGGAGAACCTCGGCGTCGCCGACGTCCGGTTCCGCAAGATCCCGGCCGCCGACTACCTGTCCACGCTGCGCGAGAAGAAGGAAGACGGGCCGTACCGCAACAACTGGGTCATGGACTACCCCAGCCCGCAGAACTACCTGCAGAACATGTGGGGCGACGGCAACCGCATGGGCTGGGACAGCAAGGAGTTCCGCGACCTGATCGCCCAGGCCAACGCGGCCCCGAGCATGGAGGCCAGCATCCCGCTCTACCAGCGGGCCGAGGACATCGCCCTGCGCGAGATGCCGATGATCCCGCTGTGGAACTGGCAGGACCAGGCCGGCTACTCCAGCAAGATCTCCGACGTCCACATCGACGCCTACAGCCCTAACCTCGACACGATCACGGTCAAATAG
- a CDS encoding helix-turn-helix transcriptional regulator produces the protein MDSITLTARHLQAFAEVGFQVAGGSGAHGAMTALREIIPVEAYEFVAYDPATGRHRSLVSSGYARVDDDAAEEYARLDSYRRAMASRVPLPMGAPGTELYYRRHLEPYGWRSGLTAPLFVGGADDRYTGLLHVSSRRALPPEAGTVIGAVAGTLAHVTDLTRCVIDPLGLPAGFHAIAFERGGRRRAVAGWPPSEAIGREPAMAELARDFIDSRELSRRGLWPDSRGQWREVRIHRAGVGFRGAIQGAVIAERPCSLPYELTAREVEVLTRVALGDSNPQIAAALVLSVRTVTTHLEHIFAKLGCDSRTRLTTKVLAEGLCRVDVP, from the coding sequence ATGGACAGCATCACCCTGACCGCACGCCACCTCCAGGCGTTCGCCGAGGTGGGGTTCCAGGTTGCCGGCGGATCCGGGGCGCACGGCGCGATGACCGCGCTGCGCGAGATCATTCCCGTGGAGGCGTACGAGTTCGTCGCCTACGACCCGGCGACCGGGCGGCACCGCAGCCTGGTGTCCTCGGGGTACGCCCGGGTGGACGACGACGCGGCCGAGGAGTACGCGCGCCTGGACTCCTACCGCCGCGCCATGGCCTCGCGCGTGCCGCTGCCGATGGGCGCGCCGGGCACCGAGCTCTACTACCGCAGGCACCTGGAGCCGTACGGCTGGCGCTCGGGCCTGACCGCGCCGCTGTTCGTGGGCGGCGCCGACGACCGCTACACCGGCCTGCTGCACGTGAGCTCCCGCCGCGCGCTGCCGCCGGAGGCGGGCACGGTGATCGGCGCGGTCGCGGGCACGCTGGCGCACGTCACCGACCTGACCCGGTGCGTGATCGACCCGCTCGGCCTGCCCGCGGGGTTCCACGCGATCGCCTTCGAGCGCGGCGGGCGGCGCAGGGCGGTGGCCGGGTGGCCGCCGTCGGAGGCGATCGGGCGCGAGCCCGCCATGGCGGAGCTGGCCAGGGACTTCATCGACTCGCGCGAGCTGTCGCGGCGCGGGCTCTGGCCGGACTCCCGGGGGCAGTGGCGGGAGGTGCGGATCCACCGGGCGGGCGTGGGGTTCCGGGGCGCGATCCAGGGAGCGGTGATCGCCGAGCGGCCGTGCTCGCTGCCCTACGAGCTGACGGCCCGGGAGGTCGAGGTGCTGACCCGGGTCGCCCTCGGCGACTCCAACCCGCAGATCGCCGCGGCGCTGGTGCTCAGCGTCCGCACGGTCACCACGCACCTGGAGCACATCTTCGCCAAGCTCGGCTGCGACAGCCGCACCCGGCTGACGACCAAGGTGCTGGCCGAGGGCCTGTGCCGCGTGGACGTGCCGTAG
- a CDS encoding ATP-binding protein, giving the protein MLHLAGDPDAVARARRLVSSALGSGHPLHDDCVLLTSEIATNAVVHSDSGDGGTFTLSVSYSAEWVRIAVQDAGSLDPPFGWRPTSPLDTGGRGLLLLEALAHRWGFIREAGTNNVWFEMHADLLEAAPVAPRGDQKSLRVAR; this is encoded by the coding sequence GTGCTCCACCTCGCGGGGGACCCCGACGCGGTCGCTAGGGCCAGGCGGCTGGTGTCCTCCGCCCTGGGCTCCGGGCACCCGCTGCACGACGACTGCGTGCTGCTGACCAGCGAGATCGCCACCAACGCCGTGGTCCACTCCGACTCGGGGGACGGTGGCACGTTCACGCTGAGCGTGTCCTACTCGGCGGAGTGGGTGCGCATAGCCGTCCAGGACGCGGGATCGCTCGACCCGCCCTTCGGCTGGCGTCCCACCTCGCCCCTGGACACCGGGGGCAGGGGACTGCTCCTGCTGGAGGCCCTCGCGCACCGCTGGGGCTTCATCCGCGAGGCCGGCACCAACAACGTCTGGTTCGAGATGCACGCCGATCTGCTGGAGGCCGCGCCCGTGGCTCCGCGCGGCGACCAGAAGTCCCTGAGGGTCGCCCGCTAG